From a single Planctellipticum variicoloris genomic region:
- the panC gene encoding pantoate--beta-alanine ligase, giving the protein MLVAETVDQVRIAVRSARAAGKSVGFVPTMGALHAGHRSLMDASRRECDFHIVSIFVNPTQFGPHEDLARYPRPRDADLELCRTAGIDLVFYPPVEVMYPPNYRTFVEVAGLSSLLEGAVRPGHFRGVATVVTKLLLIAGADRAYFGQKDYQQQTIIRVMVSELNLPTEIRVCPTLRDPDGLAMSSRNAYLTPEQRQAGLSLSRALHLAQRIVDSGEQSVTTIERAMHEILAGTPGVEPDYAVLRHPDTLEELTEILPAMVALIAARVGTTRLIDNQVLQVEL; this is encoded by the coding sequence ATGCTTGTCGCGGAAACCGTCGACCAGGTTCGAATCGCAGTCCGCTCGGCCCGCGCCGCCGGCAAGAGCGTCGGTTTCGTGCCGACCATGGGCGCCCTGCACGCCGGCCATCGCAGCCTCATGGACGCCAGCCGCCGCGAATGCGACTTCCACATCGTCAGCATCTTCGTGAACCCGACCCAGTTCGGCCCCCACGAAGATCTCGCCCGCTATCCGCGCCCCCGCGACGCCGACCTCGAACTCTGCCGGACCGCCGGCATCGATCTCGTCTTCTACCCCCCCGTCGAAGTCATGTATCCGCCGAACTACCGCACGTTCGTCGAAGTCGCCGGACTGTCTTCCCTCCTCGAAGGCGCCGTCCGCCCCGGACACTTTCGGGGCGTGGCCACCGTCGTCACCAAACTGCTGCTGATCGCCGGAGCCGACCGCGCCTACTTCGGACAGAAAGACTACCAGCAGCAGACGATCATTCGCGTGATGGTCAGCGAACTCAACCTGCCGACCGAAATCCGCGTCTGTCCGACGCTGCGCGATCCCGACGGGCTCGCCATGAGCAGCCGCAACGCCTATCTGACCCCCGAACAGCGCCAGGCCGGACTGTCGCTCTCCCGCGCCCTGCATCTCGCTCAGCGGATCGTCGACTCCGGCGAGCAGAGCGTAACCACCATCGAACGGGCGATGCACGAAATCCTCGCCGGAACCCCCGGCGTCGAACCCGACTACGCCGTGCTGCGGCATCCCGACACGCTGGAAGAATTGACCGAAATCCTGCCAGCAATGGTCGCCCTGATCGCCGCCCGCGTCGGAACCACCCGGCTGATCGATAACCAGGTCCTGCAAGTTGAACTTTAA